From Variimorphobacter saccharofermentans, one genomic window encodes:
- the rpsI gene encoding 30S ribosomal protein S9, with translation MAKARYYGTGRRKSSIARVYLVPGTGKITINKRDMDNYFGLDTLKLIVRQPLNITDTIDKFDVLVNVRGGGFTGQAGAIRHGISRALLQADADYRPILKKAGFLTRDPRMKERKKYGLKAARRAPQFSKR, from the coding sequence GTGGCTAAAGCAAGATATTACGGAACCGGAAGAAGAAAGAGCAGTATTGCTAGAGTATATTTAGTACCCGGTACAGGTAAGATTACAATAAATAAGAGAGATATGGATAACTATTTCGGTTTAGACACCTTAAAATTAATCGTGCGTCAACCGCTTAACATCACTGATACAATAGATAAGTTTGATGTTTTAGTAAATGTAAGAGGTGGAGGATTTACTGGTCAGGCAGGTGCTATCAGACACGGTATCTCCAGAGCTTTATTACAGGCAGATGCAGATTACCGCCCAATTCTTAAGAAGGCAGGTTTCTTAACAAGAGATCCAAGAATGAAGGAAAGAAAGAAGTACGGCTTAAAGGCAGCTCGTCGTGCACCTCAGTTCTCAAAGAGATAA
- the rplM gene encoding 50S ribosomal protein L13, which yields MKSFMASPATIERKWYVVDATGHTLGRLSSEIAAILRGKNKPTFTPHIDTGDYVIVVNADKIKVTGKKMDQKIYYNHSDYPGGMRETTLAQMMAKDSAEVIRLAVKGMLPKGPLGRDMITKLHVYAGAEHPHAAQKPEALQIKY from the coding sequence ATGAAAAGCTTTATGGCTAGTCCGGCAACAATTGAAAGAAAATGGTACGTAGTTGATGCTACAGGACATACATTAGGCCGTCTCTCTTCAGAGATTGCCGCTATATTAAGAGGTAAGAATAAACCTACTTTTACACCTCATATTGATACAGGTGACTATGTAATCGTAGTAAATGCTGATAAGATCAAAGTAACCGGTAAGAAGATGGATCAGAAGATCTACTACAACCACTCTGATTACCCAGGTGGTATGAGAGAGACAACCTTAGCTCAGATGATGGCAAAGGATTCTGCTGAGGTAATCCGTCTTGCAGTGAAAGGCATGCTTCCTAAGGGACCTTTAGGAAGAGATATGATTACAAAATTACATGTATATGCAGGCGCTGAGCATCCTCATGCAGCTCAGAAACCAGAAGCATTACAGATTAAATATTAA
- a CDS encoding MgtC/SapB family protein, producing the protein MFELTTDLSSINDTTVVLRLALAVILGGVIGYERGRAGRPAGLRTHILVCLGSTLAIMTNQYVFERFGAGDPTRIAAQVISGIGFLGAGTIIVTGRHQVKGLTTAAGLWATACMGLAIGIGFYKAAIISCILIAFATVVLHRLDNLMLSKSKVLDVYVEFNKSVSVTAVIDTIKGLMINIDSIELVKPTYGTSASVAAIMTLRLKQKRLRLDVIAKICAIEGVDFAEEI; encoded by the coding sequence ATGTTTGAATTAACAACAGATTTAAGTTCCATAAATGACACCACTGTGGTATTACGACTTGCCTTAGCTGTTATACTAGGTGGAGTCATTGGATATGAACGAGGAAGAGCCGGACGTCCTGCTGGATTAAGGACGCATATACTCGTTTGTCTGGGCTCCACTTTGGCAATTATGACAAATCAGTATGTATTTGAGAGGTTTGGAGCAGGAGATCCGACCAGAATAGCAGCTCAGGTAATATCCGGTATCGGTTTTCTGGGTGCTGGTACCATCATTGTAACAGGAAGACATCAGGTAAAAGGGCTTACAACAGCCGCAGGACTATGGGCAACGGCATGTATGGGATTGGCAATTGGAATCGGCTTTTATAAAGCAGCTATTATATCCTGTATTCTGATTGCTTTCGCTACAGTGGTGCTCCATCGACTGGATAATCTTATGCTGTCGAAATCAAAGGTACTAGATGTTTATGTGGAATTCAACAAATCAGTGTCCGTTACAGCAGTGATTGATACGATTAAAGGTTTAATGATTAATATTGATTCAATAGAATTGGTTAAGCCTACATATGGGACTAGTGCGTCTGTTGCAGCTATCATGACATTACGTTTAAAGCAAAAGAGACTTCGATTAGATGTCATTGCGAAAATATGTGCAATTGAAGGCGTAGATTTTGCGGAAGAGATATAA
- the truA gene encoding tRNA pseudouridine(38-40) synthase TruA — MKRIKLVVAYDGTNYCGWQLQPGMPTIELMLNNALSELLKEDINVIGASRTDSGVHALGNVAVFDTNSAIPAEKICFAVNQRLPEDIRVQSSVEVEPFFHPRRVKSKKTYEYRIYNRKIEIPTQRLYSNFIYYDLDIAKMQEAANYLVGEHDFKSFCSVKTQALDTVRTIYRIDINRIEDMIYIKITGNGFLYNMVRIIAGTLIEVGRGAYPPEKIIEILKGSDRNLAGPTALARGLTLISIEYENDYSF, encoded by the coding sequence ATGAAGCGTATTAAGTTGGTTGTAGCGTATGATGGAACAAACTATTGTGGCTGGCAGCTTCAACCAGGGATGCCTACCATTGAGTTAATGCTGAATAACGCATTATCCGAGCTGCTTAAGGAGGATATCAATGTAATCGGTGCAAGTAGAACTGATTCGGGAGTCCATGCTCTGGGAAATGTGGCTGTATTTGATACAAACAGTGCGATTCCGGCAGAAAAGATATGCTTTGCCGTTAATCAGAGATTACCGGAGGATATACGGGTCCAAAGCTCTGTGGAGGTGGAGCCATTCTTCCATCCACGCAGGGTAAAAAGCAAAAAAACCTATGAATATCGTATATACAACCGAAAAATCGAAATACCCACTCAGCGTTTATACTCTAATTTTATATATTATGATCTGGATATCGCAAAGATGCAGGAAGCAGCCAACTATTTAGTTGGAGAGCATGATTTTAAAAGCTTTTGCTCTGTAAAAACCCAGGCATTGGATACAGTTAGGACCATTTACAGGATTGACATAAATAGGATAGAGGATATGATATATATAAAAATTACTGGTAATGGTTTCCTTTATAATATGGTTCGCATTATAGCAGGAACTCTTATCGAGGTCGGCAGAGGTGCGTATCCGCCTGAAAAAATCATAGAGATTTTAAAGGGTAGTGACCGAAATCTTGCCGGCCCTACTGCATTAGCCAGAGGACTTACTTTAATATCGATAGAATATGAAAATGATTACTCATTTTAG
- a CDS encoding energy-coupling factor transporter transmembrane component T family protein → MIRDITIGQYYPSGSIIHRLDPRVKLIGTFLFILSLFLFDSLYGYIAVTIFLFTAIKLSKVPVLYILRGLKAVIVLLLFTTFFNLFFKTGNRIIFEYGIIKISDKGVYDSVFTIIRLTYLIIGSSLMTFTTTPNQLTDGLEKVLHPLNHIKVPVHEIAMMMSIALRFIPILLEETDKIMKAQMARGADFESGGLIKKAKSLIPLLVPLFVSAFRRANDLAMAMEARCYRGGEGRTKMKPLRYHSRDVVSYVIILTYLATTIVIGIFDRNPFI, encoded by the coding sequence ATGATTAGAGACATTACCATAGGGCAATATTATCCATCCGGTTCCATCATACACCGGCTGGATCCAAGAGTGAAGTTAATCGGAACCTTTTTATTTATATTATCGCTATTTTTGTTTGACTCTTTATATGGATATATTGCAGTAACTATATTTCTATTTACTGCTATTAAACTGTCGAAGGTCCCTGTTCTGTACATTTTAAGAGGTCTGAAAGCGGTTATTGTACTGCTACTCTTTACTACGTTTTTTAATCTGTTTTTTAAGACAGGAAATCGAATAATATTTGAATATGGAATAATCAAGATCTCTGATAAAGGTGTATATGACAGTGTATTTACGATAATCAGGCTTACTTACCTAATCATAGGGTCATCCTTGATGACATTTACCACAACGCCTAATCAATTAACAGACGGTCTTGAAAAGGTATTACATCCGTTAAATCATATAAAAGTACCGGTTCATGAGATTGCCATGATGATGTCGATTGCGTTACGATTTATTCCGATACTACTTGAAGAAACGGATAAGATTATGAAAGCGCAGATGGCAAGAGGTGCTGATTTTGAATCAGGTGGATTGATAAAAAAGGCAAAGAGCTTAATTCCTTTATTAGTGCCTCTTTTTGTTTCGGCATTCCGTAGAGCCAATGATTTGGCAATGGCTATGGAGGCTAGATGCTATCGTGGAGGAGAAGGACGTACGAAGATGAAACCACTGCGATATCATTCAAGGGATGTGGTTTCCTATGTAATCATCCTGACATATCTTGCTACAACGATTGTGATTGGTATTTTTGATAGAAATCCGTTTATATAG